One segment of Kogia breviceps isolate mKogBre1 chromosome 14, mKogBre1 haplotype 1, whole genome shotgun sequence DNA contains the following:
- the SPINT4 gene encoding kunitz-type protease inhibitor 4 codes for MKSTELGFLLGLFAFFLLTTPLMGGVTRISEKICGKLKDPCLMDYQFGSCFEIHLRYFYNKTSKRCESFVYSGCDGNLNNYKLKIECQVACDEEYKAAVK; via the exons ATGAAGTCTACTGAGCTGGGATTTCTTTTGGGGCTCTTCGCCTTCTTCTTGCTGACTACCCCACTAATGGGTGGTGTTACTAGGatttctgagaaaatatgtgGAAAACTCAAAG ATCCCTGCTTAATGGACTACCAATTTGGCAGCTGCTTTGAAATTCACCTTAGATATTTCTACAACAAAACTTCCAAAAGATGTGAAAGTTTTGTCTACTCTGGCTGTGATGGCAATCTTAACAACTACAAGCTTAAAATAGAATGTCAAGTAGCCTGCGATGAAGAGTACAAAGCCGCAGTGAAGTAA